A region from the Cyprinus carpio isolate SPL01 unplaced genomic scaffold, ASM1834038v1 S000006593, whole genome shotgun sequence genome encodes:
- the LOC122144122 gene encoding zinc finger protein 664-like isoform X1: MMFVKEEREEDTIEPETWRIKHEEPESLRIKHEEQGEFIEEKEDNEESSEVEEINHVKTGEKPLSCPQNEQKDLKKRRANKSFTCTPFGRSFTHKTSFERHMRIHTGEKPFTCDQCENSFTQSAHLKVHMNVHTREKQHACDQCGKMFLWASILKKHLKVHAKEKPHSCNLCGKSFLRLQNLKVHQKIHTAVEKYMCFECEKTFSSATRLKLHERIHTGEKPYKCSHCDKRFSQSTHLKTHERIHTGEKPFKCSHCDKRFNHSTHLKTHERIHTGEKPYKCSHCYKRFKKSGDLKTHERIHTGEKLYKCSDCDKRFSQLSNLKKHKRIHTGEKPFKCSHCDKRFNQSTNLKTHERIHTREKL; encoded by the coding sequence aattcATTGAAGAAAAAGAGGACAATGAAGAATCAAGTGAAGTTGAGGAGATAAAtcatgtcaaaactggagaaaaacctttgaGTTGCCCTCAAAACgaacagaaagatttaaagaaaagaagagccaATAAATCTTTCACCTGTACTCCGTTTGGAAGGAgcttcacacacaaaacaagtttTGAGcgtcacatgagaattcatactggagagaaaccattcacttgtgatcaatgTGAGAATAGTTTCACACAATCAGCACACCTTAAGGTACACATGAATGTCCACACTAGAGAGAAGCAGCACGCATGTGATCAATGcggtaaaatgtttttatgggcTTCAATTCTGAAGAAACACTTGAAAGTTCATGCAaaggagaagccacattcatgtaATTTGTGTGGCAAGAGTTTTTTGCGTCTACAAAATTTGAAagtacatcagaaaatacatactgctGTGGAaaagtacatgtgctttgagtgtgaaaagacttttagtTCAGCGACCCGTTTAAAATtgcatgagaggattcacaccggagaaaaaccttataagtgttcacactgtgacaagagattcagtcagtcaacacatctgaaaacacatgagaggatccacactggagagaaaccttttaagtgttcacactgtgacaaaagATTCAATCATTCaacacatctgaaaacacatgagaggatccacactggagagaaaccttacaagtgttcacactgctaCAAGAGATTCAAAAAGTCAGGAgacctgaaaacacatgagaggatccacactggagagaaactttaTAAGTGTTCtgactgtgacaagagattcagtcagttatcaaatctgaaaaaacacaagagaatccacactggagagaaaccttttaaGTGTTctcactgtgacaagagattcaatcagtcaacaaatctgaaaacacatgagaggatccacactagAGAGAAACTATAA
- the LOC122144122 gene encoding zinc finger protein 85-like isoform X2, with protein MRIHTGEKPFTCDQCENSFTQSAHLKVHMNVHTREKQHACDQCGKMFLWASILKKHLKVHAKEKPHSCNLCGKSFLRLQNLKVHQKIHTAVEKYMCFECEKTFSSATRLKLHERIHTGEKPYKCSHCDKRFSQSTHLKTHERIHTGEKPFKCSHCDKRFNHSTHLKTHERIHTGEKPYKCSHCYKRFKKSGDLKTHERIHTGEKLYKCSDCDKRFSQLSNLKKHKRIHTGEKPFKCSHCDKRFNQSTNLKTHERIHTREKL; from the coding sequence atgagaattcatactggagagaaaccattcacttgtgatcaatgTGAGAATAGTTTCACACAATCAGCACACCTTAAGGTACACATGAATGTCCACACTAGAGAGAAGCAGCACGCATGTGATCAATGcggtaaaatgtttttatgggcTTCAATTCTGAAGAAACACTTGAAAGTTCATGCAaaggagaagccacattcatgtaATTTGTGTGGCAAGAGTTTTTTGCGTCTACAAAATTTGAAagtacatcagaaaatacatactgctGTGGAaaagtacatgtgctttgagtgtgaaaagacttttagtTCAGCGACCCGTTTAAAATtgcatgagaggattcacaccggagaaaaaccttataagtgttcacactgtgacaagagattcagtcagtcaacacatctgaaaacacatgagaggatccacactggagagaaaccttttaagtgttcacactgtgacaaaagATTCAATCATTCaacacatctgaaaacacatgagaggatccacactggagagaaaccttacaagtgttcacactgctaCAAGAGATTCAAAAAGTCAGGAgacctgaaaacacatgagaggatccacactggagagaaactttaTAAGTGTTCtgactgtgacaagagattcagtcagttatcaaatctgaaaaaacacaagagaatccacactggagagaaaccttttaaGTGTTctcactgtgacaagagattcaatcagtcaacaaatctgaaaacacatgagaggatccacactagAGAGAAACTATAA